A genomic stretch from Leptospira licerasiae serovar Varillal str. VAR 010 includes:
- a CDS encoding alpha/beta fold hydrolase — translation MKKKLLLGLAVFALIVLTVLPFVRSREKIELNESIRSGVSGQFAELPLGWTHYELSGPEKGNLVVLVHGFSTPYFIWDPIQKSLTDAGYRVLRFDLYGRGYSDRPDAVYDLDLFTTQVSDLLNYLHINGSFDIMGLSMGGPIVAHYVSKHPDQIKKVVLVDPLTAKTNTFPLTVPLVGEYLNSAVYIPSLPKGISADFVDPSKVPSDWVEKYETQLSFKGFGRAILSTIRNIISLEPKSEFEKLALTKKQVLVFWGDQDHTTPLEKGEYVKELLNAEFILVKDAGHLPHIEKPEVVLPAISKFLSK, via the coding sequence ATGAAAAAGAAACTCCTCCTAGGCCTGGCGGTATTTGCACTCATCGTACTTACCGTTTTGCCATTCGTACGTTCTAGAGAAAAAATTGAATTAAACGAATCGATACGTTCCGGAGTATCCGGACAATTTGCGGAACTTCCTTTGGGCTGGACTCATTACGAATTGTCAGGGCCCGAAAAAGGAAATCTTGTAGTCTTAGTTCACGGATTTTCGACGCCATATTTTATCTGGGACCCTATTCAAAAATCGCTGACGGATGCAGGTTATAGGGTTCTACGTTTCGATCTTTATGGCAGAGGATATTCCGATAGGCCGGATGCAGTTTATGATCTGGACCTGTTTACTACTCAGGTCTCCGATCTATTAAATTATCTGCATATAAATGGATCTTTCGATATTATGGGACTTTCTATGGGAGGTCCTATTGTTGCTCATTACGTTTCTAAACATCCTGATCAGATCAAAAAAGTTGTTTTAGTAGATCCGCTCACCGCAAAAACGAATACTTTCCCTCTTACTGTTCCTTTGGTTGGAGAATATTTAAACTCTGCTGTTTATATTCCTTCTTTGCCGAAAGGGATTTCGGCTGATTTTGTAGATCCTTCTAAGGTTCCAAGCGATTGGGTGGAGAAGTATGAGACCCAACTTAGTTTTAAAGGTTTCGGAAGAGCTATTTTATCTACGATCAGAAATATTATTTCTTTAGAGCCTAAGTCTGAATTCGAAAAGTTGGCATTAACTAAAAAGCAAGTGTTGGTTTTTTGGGGAGACCAAGATCATACCACTCCTTTGGAAAAAGGGGAGTATGTGAAGGAACTTTTGAACGCAGAATTTATTTTAGTAAAGGATGCAGGGCATCTTCCCCATATAGAAAAGCCGGAAGTAGTTCTTCCGGCTATCTCTAAGTTTTTATCCAAGTAG
- a CDS encoding FecR family protein gives MERMNPEFQTFAELLKKSLPNSKAPDFDPNWIGMSPRFSVEANIMQSPTKDNVVQLSGSKNKVWFLAAAAILFVGIGAGTYFTIFKKEAAPVAEGTLLKAAVVFVKGEAKNVKEAPVALHLGDILSEGDKIVTGKGGSVDIGLTDSSVIRLKENSELVLKSLRQTDASQIRISLMSGKILNLVEKEKKNANYFVDTPTVVAAVRGTSFEVNASDKESSVFVVEGAVEVTPLIHDKSERALITGGLIIVTDEKVIVIEDQKRAKEESPEYGDMRKNLSGLDKEVLASTQNLKTAKTEQELEELYDKSIEHIIMKDGRDIRGVVVSQKKGKLIVQTLKGSYILDENSVEKIIY, from the coding sequence ATGGAAAGAATGAACCCTGAATTCCAAACATTCGCAGAGCTCCTCAAAAAGTCTCTACCGAATTCTAAGGCACCGGACTTCGATCCAAACTGGATCGGCATGTCGCCTCGCTTCTCTGTGGAGGCAAATATCATGCAATCTCCTACTAAGGACAATGTAGTTCAACTGAGCGGCTCCAAAAATAAAGTATGGTTCTTAGCTGCGGCAGCAATCTTATTCGTAGGGATTGGAGCCGGAACTTATTTCACTATTTTCAAAAAAGAAGCCGCACCTGTAGCCGAAGGCACGCTGCTTAAAGCTGCAGTCGTATTCGTTAAAGGTGAAGCAAAAAATGTAAAAGAAGCTCCCGTAGCATTACATTTAGGCGATATACTTAGCGAGGGCGATAAGATCGTAACCGGCAAAGGTGGATCGGTAGATATCGGTCTAACCGATTCCAGCGTGATCCGTTTGAAAGAAAACTCCGAGTTAGTTCTCAAGAGTTTAAGACAAACAGACGCTTCTCAAATCAGGATTTCCTTAATGTCGGGAAAGATCCTGAACCTAGTCGAAAAGGAAAAGAAAAACGCAAACTACTTCGTAGATACTCCTACTGTGGTGGCTGCGGTCCGAGGAACTTCTTTCGAAGTAAACGCTTCCGATAAAGAATCTTCCGTCTTCGTAGTCGAAGGTGCAGTCGAAGTGACTCCTTTGATCCACGATAAGTCTGAAAGAGCTTTGATTACCGGTGGATTGATCATAGTCACTGACGAAAAAGTTATAGTGATCGAAGATCAAAAACGTGCTAAGGAAGAATCTCCTGAATACGGCGACATGCGTAAGAATCTTAGCGGTTTAGATAAAGAAGTTTTAGCATCTACTCAAAACTTAAAAACCGCTAAGACTGAGCAAGAGTTGGAAGAACTTTATGATAAGAGTATCGAACATATTATCATGAAAGACGGCCGCGATATCAGAGGTGTAGTTGTATCTCAGAAAAAAGGAAAGCTGATCGTCCAAACACTAAAAGGATCTTACATCCTGGACGAAAATTCGGTCGAAAAGATCATCTATTAA
- a CDS encoding ABC-F family ATP-binding cassette domain-containing protein, with translation MLQFIDIKHRFGSSTLFENFSWHIKPGSKIALVGPNGSGKSTLFKMAVGELNPEEGLVSRSKHTEISLFQQIPDFNFEARVIDTALSKHKHYNEYIKRAEDIHSRMDHTDHDSPEFTALLEEQSSLEEYAFTYGVHELEAQAKKIIGGLGFSNDQMEKKVKEFSPGYQHRLGLAIAILNPGNLLLLDEPTNHLDHASKAWLAEYLSDTNRSFVLVTHDPEFLNATTDTIAELNPSGVLEFKGTLEDYFEHKNELLDKLRLQFKKEEAYLKKRTEWIERFRSKATKAKQVQSVIKKLEKREKVEAPDDSFWNSKTEYKFNYTPCGNLSFRIENASFAYEKTGKNIFSNAELHVSNGDKIAIIGPNGAGKSTFLRNILGIHKLTEGSVTFGPKTKIGYFSQNHHEHLDPEKNLLETVLSVYPDLPDVEARKLLGYFSFSDDRVFKKVGLLSGGEQSRLRLALLVRFSSNTLFLDEPTNHLDLVVRDNLKRALQEYPGAVLVISHDPDFLKDLCTRTVSVSNGKVKDLNTSFSDYLKFPPEELEAEGGFTIKAPTENISSENKSRSQKNADKNRVKKLQKEIEQIEAKIALLEKNKANSEELLADPEFYKKRSYQMELDNYNETKKEISKLTESWEKLQIEMEELSSVV, from the coding sequence ATGCTACAATTCATTGATATCAAGCACCGGTTCGGTAGCTCCACACTTTTCGAAAACTTCTCCTGGCATATAAAACCAGGCTCCAAAATTGCCTTAGTAGGTCCGAACGGTTCAGGTAAATCGACTCTGTTCAAAATGGCAGTAGGAGAACTAAATCCGGAAGAAGGATTAGTTAGCCGCTCAAAACATACTGAGATCTCTTTATTCCAACAGATCCCTGATTTCAATTTTGAAGCAAGAGTGATCGATACTGCGCTCTCTAAACATAAACATTATAATGAATATATAAAGCGTGCCGAGGACATTCATTCTAGAATGGATCACACGGATCACGATTCTCCAGAGTTTACTGCCTTATTAGAAGAACAAAGCTCTTTGGAAGAATACGCATTTACCTACGGCGTCCATGAATTGGAGGCCCAGGCAAAAAAGATCATTGGCGGTTTAGGTTTTTCTAATGATCAAATGGAGAAAAAGGTAAAAGAATTTTCTCCCGGTTACCAGCACAGACTTGGACTTGCGATCGCAATCTTGAATCCAGGAAACCTTCTTCTTTTGGATGAGCCTACCAACCACTTGGACCATGCGTCTAAGGCATGGCTTGCTGAATATTTATCGGATACGAATCGATCTTTCGTTTTGGTGACTCACGACCCTGAGTTTTTGAATGCGACCACGGATACAATTGCAGAGTTGAATCCTTCCGGCGTTCTGGAATTTAAAGGAACCTTAGAAGATTACTTTGAACATAAAAACGAACTCTTGGATAAGTTAAGGCTTCAATTCAAAAAAGAAGAAGCTTATTTAAAGAAGAGGACCGAGTGGATAGAACGTTTCCGCTCCAAGGCTACTAAGGCGAAACAAGTCCAAAGCGTGATCAAAAAGTTGGAAAAAAGGGAAAAGGTGGAAGCGCCTGACGATTCCTTTTGGAATTCCAAAACCGAATACAAGTTCAATTATACTCCTTGCGGCAATCTTTCTTTTAGAATTGAGAACGCTTCCTTTGCTTATGAAAAAACAGGAAAAAACATTTTCTCCAATGCGGAACTTCATGTTTCCAACGGGGATAAGATCGCGATAATAGGTCCAAACGGCGCGGGTAAATCCACATTCTTAAGAAACATATTAGGGATTCATAAATTAACCGAAGGTTCCGTCACTTTCGGACCTAAAACTAAGATCGGCTACTTCTCCCAAAACCATCACGAGCACCTTGATCCTGAAAAGAATCTTTTGGAAACCGTTCTTTCTGTGTATCCGGATCTCCCGGATGTGGAAGCTCGAAAACTGTTAGGCTATTTTTCCTTTAGCGACGACAGGGTTTTCAAAAAAGTAGGACTTCTCTCCGGAGGAGAACAAAGTAGATTAAGATTGGCTCTTTTAGTCCGATTCTCTTCCAATACTCTATTTTTGGACGAGCCTACCAACCACTTGGATTTGGTGGTAAGAGACAATTTGAAACGTGCGCTCCAAGAATATCCTGGAGCGGTCTTAGTCATCTCTCACGATCCCGATTTTTTAAAAGATCTATGTACGAGAACGGTATCCGTTTCAAACGGAAAGGTCAAAGATTTGAATACCAGCTTTTCGGATTATCTAAAATTCCCTCCGGAAGAATTAGAAGCCGAAGGCGGTTTTACAATAAAAGCCCCGACGGAAAACATAAGCAGCGAGAACAAAAGCAGATCCCAGAAGAACGCTGACAAAAATCGGGTTAAAAAATTACAAAAAGAAATAGAACAAATCGAAGCTAAGATCGCTCTATTAGAAAAGAATAAAGCAAACTCCGAGGAACTTCTCGCAGATCCTGAGTTTTATAAAAAGCGCAGTTATCAAATGGAACTAGACAATTACAACGAGACCAAAAAAGAGATCTCTAAGTTGACCGAATCCTGGGAAAAGCTGCAAATCGAAATGGAAGAACTTTCTTCCGTAGTATAA
- a CDS encoding DoxX family protein has translation MLYNLFQTREGLGPVFLRLGLAICIFPHGAQKALGWFEGSGFYTAMDYFTETLGAPYFLGVLVIGFEFIGTICFVFGFLTRFWALGLAITLTVAGFTHRDYGFFMNWFGDKGGEGFEYHILAVSAALSLLFRGAGSFSFDRKLGEWSV, from the coding sequence ATGTTATATAATTTATTTCAAACAAGAGAAGGTTTGGGGCCTGTATTTCTCCGCTTGGGTCTTGCGATCTGTATCTTCCCGCATGGAGCCCAAAAGGCATTGGGTTGGTTCGAAGGTTCCGGATTTTACACCGCAATGGACTACTTTACCGAAACCTTAGGCGCTCCTTATTTTTTAGGAGTCCTGGTAATCGGTTTCGAGTTTATCGGAACTATCTGTTTTGTATTCGGGTTTTTAACCAGGTTCTGGGCATTGGGACTTGCGATCACTTTGACAGTCGCAGGTTTTACTCATCGAGATTACGGTTTCTTTATGAATTGGTTCGGGGACAAAGGCGGAGAAGGTTTTGAATACCATATTCTGGCTGTATCTGCGGCGCTTTCCCTTTTGTTCAGAGGAGCAGGTTCCTTCTCCTTTGATAGAAAATTAGGGGAATGGTCCGTCTAA
- a CDS encoding DUF1554 domain-containing protein: MKGSKSLRTAFILLCLTLWISKCNNAESTALDGSKPSIAGAITIDPSIFWNLFNVLPPYPLVGFYNEGETTFSVEENNESDITLGIKNPPTDGSTIQYRFYTSDNIYFVTDTDPNTGESLGYTTRSFGVDPQNPNFDYKAGLNINGAQDDNCLNNYYDLVAVDVESGISQTFKVKVTDLDKCIFVATNNGAGYTGNFAKKGIDNSTFAGPKEVADDICNSNVPDGVNKDVGYKAMLAISYSPSGNYRNPSTDWVFNSFSRYFSQGGKKLAYSFNSSTTIGFANADQWANALGTSGRIWTGFSSIDWATNIPTSYQCAGLAPSGAPYSSWYSSTATGSQGVLSSVNGNSIAEMTTTDPAQVIETACSQKRNIVCVGQ, translated from the coding sequence CCGCTTTAGACGGAAGTAAGCCTAGCATAGCAGGCGCGATTACCATTGATCCTTCCATTTTTTGGAATTTGTTCAATGTCCTTCCTCCATATCCTTTGGTTGGATTTTATAACGAAGGGGAAACTACCTTCTCTGTAGAAGAAAATAACGAATCAGATATTACGCTCGGTATTAAAAATCCTCCTACTGACGGAAGCACGATCCAATATAGATTTTATACTAGCGATAATATTTATTTCGTAACGGATACTGATCCTAACACCGGCGAATCCTTAGGTTATACAACCCGTAGCTTCGGTGTGGACCCTCAAAACCCTAATTTCGATTATAAAGCCGGCCTAAACATTAATGGGGCACAAGATGATAACTGTTTGAATAACTATTACGATCTTGTAGCAGTGGACGTAGAATCCGGTATTTCCCAGACGTTTAAAGTTAAAGTAACCGATCTTGATAAATGTATCTTCGTAGCAACGAATAACGGAGCAGGTTACACAGGAAACTTTGCTAAAAAAGGAATTGATAATTCGACTTTTGCAGGTCCAAAAGAAGTTGCAGACGATATTTGTAACTCTAATGTTCCTGATGGTGTTAACAAGGACGTAGGTTATAAGGCAATGCTTGCGATAAGTTATAGTCCGAGTGGGAATTATCGGAATCCTTCCACTGATTGGGTATTCAACTCTTTCAGTAGATATTTCAGCCAGGGCGGCAAAAAATTAGCATATAGCTTCAATTCTTCTACTACGATCGGGTTTGCAAATGCGGATCAGTGGGCAAATGCTCTCGGAACTTCTGGCAGAATTTGGACAGGATTCAGTTCCATAGATTGGGCAACGAATATTCCTACCAGTTATCAATGCGCGGGATTAGCGCCTTCTGGAGCACCCTATTCTTCTTGGTATTCTTCTACCGCAACGGGAAGCCAAGGAGTTCTTTCTTCAGTAAATGGTAACTCAATTGCGGAAATGACAACTACTGATCCGGCTCAGGTGATAGAGACTGCATGTTCTCAAAAACGTAATATCGTCTGCGTCGGACAGTAA
- a CDS encoding neutral/alkaline non-lysosomal ceramidase N-terminal domain-containing protein encodes MKKFRITIVIPFLFLFFSSPRFSGTAKPQIKDFNYEAGMSKVDITGPPTGIMFWGYAQEGQKGEGIHLRQFARALVIKDPKSGKVLAYVTAELGGVPHEVQRDVVARLKKEVDPNFNLANVLLNASHTHSAPAGFFHYIQNSIYTTKFFPEYYSVIVNGIFQAIKEAYSKKEIAQLLIGSSTVEGAGVNRSLVAYQANPKEERDRYNSDTDKTMIQISVNTRRGVIGIVNWFGVHTTSMTFDNHLVSTDNKGYASYLSETEAAKKGQKDFIAIFAQANEGDVTPNLNLNNTGPGKDMFESTKIIGERQYLASSKILNDDKLRVLPSGLNYTQSFIDMPNSIVRKEFSETGKDERTCLSAYGYALAAGSTEEGGGHWLFHEGMKDEDRKFYIDWLAARLLQAPSEDLRACQKPKAILFPMGETKPDPSLSQILPLGLATIGDFALIVSPNEVTTMSSRRMKETVKKVLGSKIKDIALSGLTNDFAGYITTKEEYSTQQYEGGHTLHGPFSLDLFRQEYDRLANDLLQNKVSTQGPFPKDLSSTVIGTNVPNRDKISSFEPKIKTPNRTIAKIGESVSCEVSSINPNISYPKQKSYFDVEKKEGDKWITTYTDSDWATKFYYKKSFLPLFDDNIRLVWETDKNDSPGVYRLRHSSFYINKEGKEVPFSIDCPEFELK; translated from the coding sequence ATGAAAAAATTCCGTATAACGATTGTTATTCCGTTCTTATTTTTGTTCTTTTCGAGTCCTAGATTTTCCGGAACAGCCAAACCTCAAATTAAAGATTTTAATTATGAGGCAGGAATGTCCAAAGTAGATATTACGGGACCTCCCACAGGGATCATGTTCTGGGGTTATGCACAAGAGGGACAAAAAGGAGAAGGTATACATCTACGACAATTTGCGAGAGCCTTGGTCATCAAAGATCCAAAGAGCGGAAAAGTATTAGCCTATGTGACTGCGGAATTAGGCGGAGTTCCTCATGAAGTGCAAAGAGATGTAGTCGCCAGATTGAAGAAGGAAGTGGATCCTAATTTTAATTTAGCGAACGTTCTTTTGAACGCTTCTCACACACATAGCGCTCCTGCGGGATTTTTCCATTATATTCAAAATTCAATATATACCACTAAGTTTTTTCCTGAATATTATTCGGTAATCGTTAACGGAATCTTTCAAGCGATCAAAGAGGCTTATTCCAAAAAGGAAATCGCACAGTTATTGATCGGTAGCTCGACCGTAGAAGGCGCTGGGGTAAATCGTTCCTTAGTAGCGTACCAAGCAAATCCGAAAGAAGAAAGAGATAGGTATAATTCGGATACGGACAAAACAATGATCCAAATCTCGGTAAATACGAGAAGAGGTGTGATCGGTATCGTGAACTGGTTCGGGGTGCATACAACAAGTATGACTTTCGACAATCACTTAGTATCTACGGATAATAAAGGATATGCGTCTTATCTTTCCGAAACCGAGGCAGCAAAAAAAGGACAGAAGGACTTTATTGCCATCTTTGCACAAGCAAACGAAGGAGATGTGACTCCCAACCTAAATCTGAATAATACAGGTCCCGGAAAGGATATGTTTGAGAGCACAAAGATCATAGGAGAAAGACAATATCTTGCGAGTTCTAAGATCTTAAACGATGACAAACTGAGAGTATTACCTTCCGGTCTCAATTATACTCAGTCTTTTATAGATATGCCGAATTCGATCGTTCGTAAGGAATTTTCAGAAACTGGAAAAGACGAAAGAACTTGTTTGTCCGCTTACGGATACGCTTTAGCTGCCGGTTCTACGGAAGAAGGAGGAGGGCATTGGCTTTTCCACGAAGGCATGAAGGATGAGGATAGAAAATTCTATATTGATTGGCTGGCGGCAAGACTGCTCCAAGCACCGAGTGAAGATCTAAGGGCCTGCCAAAAACCTAAGGCGATCTTATTTCCAATGGGAGAAACTAAACCCGATCCTTCTCTTTCTCAGATCCTACCGTTGGGCCTTGCCACAATCGGTGATTTTGCTTTGATTGTTTCGCCTAACGAAGTTACTACTATGTCCAGTAGAAGAATGAAAGAAACGGTCAAAAAAGTATTAGGATCCAAGATCAAAGACATTGCTCTTTCAGGGCTGACCAATGATTTTGCAGGATATATAACTACAAAGGAAGAATATTCTACCCAACAATACGAAGGCGGTCATACTCTTCATGGTCCGTTTAGCTTGGATCTTTTTAGACAAGAATATGATAGGCTTGCAAACGATCTTTTGCAAAACAAGGTAAGCACTCAAGGACCGTTTCCTAAAGATCTGAGTTCTACGGTTATAGGCACTAATGTTCCTAATAGAGATAAGATCTCTTCTTTCGAACCTAAGATCAAAACCCCGAATAGGACTATTGCAAAAATCGGAGAATCCGTTTCTTGCGAAGTGAGTTCCATAAATCCGAATATCTCTTATCCAAAACAAAAATCCTATTTTGATGTGGAGAAAAAAGAAGGAGACAAGTGGATTACTACTTATACCGATTCAGACTGGGCTACTAAATTCTATTATAAAAAATCCTTTCTACCCTTATTCGATGATAATATCCGATTGGTTTGGGAAACAGATAAGAACGATTCTCCTGGAGTTTATAGGCTAAGACATTCTTCCTTCTATATTAACAAAGAAGGGAAAGAAGTCCCATTCTCCATTGATTGCCCAGAATTCGAATTAAAATAG
- a CDS encoding LA_0442/LA_0875 N-terminal domain-containing protein: MPYRWLFAICFLTVSHSLFGSSLTLKNGKVIQGKVVNQTRTEVQIEVDGKVLTIPKTEIAELNLKDTPKQDVKKDPVKPKEEAKKTEEEVAVQRWYQKPRWDYSLRSAVVPGWGIWKADKKYRASAAFVAVLGATYLAVKAQNDFSAAKGAYEENARNYFIFALNDPVLSLPANTTQRLLGAFLVNKGAFNHYQGLAEESNNYQYLFGIVYGLQLFYSYYLGVKAEQGLAEGPSSGFRFSFAPSYQPMTVGGNGLGWNGELKYEIRY, from the coding sequence ATGCCTTATCGTTGGCTTTTTGCAATTTGTTTCCTAACTGTTTCCCATTCCCTTTTTGGCTCTAGCCTAACCTTAAAAAACGGAAAAGTAATACAAGGGAAAGTCGTAAACCAAACCCGAACGGAAGTTCAGATCGAAGTGGATGGAAAGGTGCTAACCATTCCAAAAACAGAGATCGCTGAATTGAATTTAAAGGATACCCCTAAACAGGACGTAAAAAAGGATCCCGTTAAACCCAAAGAGGAAGCTAAAAAAACCGAAGAAGAAGTCGCGGTCCAGAGATGGTACCAAAAGCCTCGTTGGGATTATTCGCTTAGATCTGCAGTTGTTCCAGGTTGGGGGATTTGGAAAGCGGATAAAAAATATAGGGCTTCTGCTGCATTTGTCGCGGTTTTAGGGGCAACTTATCTAGCTGTTAAGGCCCAAAACGATTTCAGTGCGGCCAAAGGCGCTTATGAAGAAAATGCAAGAAATTATTTCATATTTGCATTGAATGATCCTGTCCTTTCCTTGCCTGCAAATACTACCCAACGATTGCTCGGAGCCTTCTTGGTGAACAAAGGGGCATTTAATCATTACCAAGGCCTTGCGGAAGAATCCAATAATTATCAGTATTTGTTCGGGATCGTTTATGGATTACAGCTCTTCTATTCCTACTATTTAGGAGTAAAAGCAGAGCAAGGCCTTGCGGAAGGACCTAGCTCCGGTTTTAGATTCAGCTTTGCTCCTTCTTACCAACCTATGACCGTTGGTGGGAATGGTTTAGGCTGGAATGGGGAACTCAAATACGAGATCAGATATTAA
- a CDS encoding RNA polymerase sigma factor, producing the protein MSETLFFEKLYNKNKDHLFSFIRRSVQDESTALDLLQDTFLNFFKHYSGKELPDEQVSRMILFRISRNLMINHGKSYYQKNVALVGEETSSLFGSKGQGPESQVLDEMEAQNLGKIISELLSALPEEQKTAIELRYSQGCKLEEIASVLDLSVSGVSRLLERAEKQLLQEGKKRGIQPSSFLKS; encoded by the coding sequence GTGTCTGAAACCTTGTTTTTCGAAAAATTATACAATAAAAATAAGGATCACTTGTTTTCATTTATTCGGCGCTCCGTGCAGGATGAATCCACAGCCTTAGACCTATTACAAGACACCTTTTTGAACTTCTTTAAACATTATTCCGGCAAGGAATTACCGGATGAACAGGTCTCTAGGATGATCTTATTTAGAATCTCCAGGAATCTAATGATCAACCACGGAAAGTCCTATTATCAAAAGAACGTTGCTCTCGTTGGTGAGGAAACTTCTTCTTTATTCGGCTCCAAAGGCCAAGGTCCTGAAAGCCAGGTCCTGGACGAAATGGAGGCCCAAAATCTCGGAAAGATCATAAGCGAATTATTGAGCGCCTTACCCGAAGAACAAAAGACCGCTATAGAACTGCGTTATTCTCAAGGCTGTAAATTGGAAGAAATAGCGTCCGTATTGGACTTATCCGTATCTGGAGTTTCCAGACTTCTGGAAAGAGCCGAAAAACAGCTTTTACAAGAGGGAAAGAAGAGAGGCATCCAGCCTTCTTCTTTTCTAAAATCTTAG
- a CDS encoding TetR/AcrR family transcriptional regulator, with protein MTAVAATRPRRRTRNSLNKESIVQAALDILNEEGIDGLSMRRIAEKLDCSVASPYSHFKSQQDIIKIIISQGEAQLTETLRASRLNGKNSYEKLTLIARAYYDFSGNNQELHKVMFNTVHGHMHRKAFPKLPTSYRVFLETIRAGVRSGEFKIKEEDYPSLARTMYSWMYGIIVLDMTGMLKKRGIGDPLDEGFLFFRKILLDVE; from the coding sequence ATGACTGCAGTAGCTGCTACGCGTCCTAGAAGACGCACTAGAAATAGTTTAAATAAAGAATCCATCGTCCAGGCGGCGTTGGATATATTGAACGAAGAGGGAATTGATGGGCTTTCCATGAGAAGGATCGCCGAAAAGTTGGATTGTAGTGTAGCAAGTCCGTATTCTCACTTCAAGAGCCAACAAGATATCATCAAAATTATCATTTCTCAGGGAGAAGCTCAGTTAACCGAAACTCTAAGAGCTTCCAGACTGAACGGTAAAAACTCTTACGAAAAATTAACCCTAATCGCAAGGGCTTATTACGATTTTTCAGGGAATAACCAAGAACTGCATAAGGTAATGTTCAACACTGTTCATGGTCATATGCACAGAAAAGCATTCCCTAAACTTCCAACCAGTTACCGCGTATTTTTGGAAACTATCCGAGCGGGCGTTAGATCGGGAGAATTCAAGATCAAAGAAGAAGATTATCCTTCTCTAGCGAGAACAATGTATTCCTGGATGTACGGGATCATCGTTTTAGATATGACCGGCATGTTGAAAAAAAGAGGGATCGGCGATCCTCTTGACGAAGGCTTTTTATTTTTCCGTAAAATTCTTTTAGACGTAGAATGA
- a CDS encoding rhodanese-like domain-containing protein has product MNPKELKNRLDARKSGNDDFYLLDVRNPNEQEICTIDGTDLLIPVSELPARIGELDSWKSSGKEIIVYCRSGARSANACGFLKSTGFAKVFNLEGGILLYSDEVDPSLAKY; this is encoded by the coding sequence ATGAATCCGAAAGAATTAAAAAACAGATTAGATGCTCGAAAATCGGGAAACGATGACTTTTACCTTCTGGATGTTCGTAACCCGAATGAACAAGAGATCTGCACGATAGATGGAACGGATCTTTTGATCCCGGTTTCTGAATTGCCTGCTCGTATCGGAGAATTGGATTCTTGGAAATCTTCCGGAAAAGAGATCATAGTATATTGCCGTTCCGGAGCAAGATCCGCGAATGCCTGCGGATTCTTAAAATCCACAGGTTTTGCAAAAGTATTTAACTTAGAAGGCGGGATACTTTTATATTCCGACGAAGTAGACCCTTCTTTAGCTAAATATTAA
- a CDS encoding acetoacetate decarboxylase family protein — protein sequence MKATASSKVKPKTKASKTTQHSPKKATNTKSKVQSPKRHFPAPWSLTGEGFLFPLFGRKSYNLEMAFLDEEDRKSFKGGLGSLMLVNYERSDVGPYYELLYIPGNFEHKEINYKRITRIFVSSQTSVEEGIRNWAIPKERADFVWKKEGSVTKIEVSRNGKTFFKIKIRTLGFNFPVSTSILPYVLLQKAEDGSKLSTAFIGTGKGKFARIESVWSDETIFPDFIKGGGMRTGIGASPFHLTFPVAEHVE from the coding sequence ATGAAAGCAACCGCCTCTTCCAAGGTTAAACCAAAGACCAAAGCCTCAAAAACTACACAACATTCCCCTAAAAAAGCCACAAATACAAAGAGTAAAGTCCAATCCCCTAAGAGGCATTTTCCAGCGCCTTGGTCATTAACAGGAGAAGGATTCCTGTTCCCACTGTTCGGTAGGAAGTCCTACAATTTGGAAATGGCGTTTTTGGATGAAGAAGACCGCAAGTCCTTCAAAGGAGGATTAGGTTCTCTGATGTTAGTGAATTACGAAAGATCCGATGTGGGACCTTATTACGAACTTTTATATATTCCGGGAAATTTCGAACATAAAGAGATAAATTATAAAAGGATCACTCGTATTTTTGTATCCAGCCAAACTTCTGTAGAAGAAGGAATTCGTAATTGGGCCATCCCGAAAGAAAGAGCTGACTTTGTTTGGAAAAAAGAAGGTTCAGTAACTAAGATAGAAGTTTCGAGAAATGGAAAAACTTTTTTCAAAATTAAGATCCGTACATTAGGTTTTAATTTTCCTGTAAGCACTTCTATCCTTCCTTATGTTCTTTTGCAAAAAGCAGAAGATGGATCCAAACTAAGCACTGCGTTTATCGGCACAGGCAAAGGAAAATTTGCGAGAATAGAATCCGTATGGTCGGATGAAACTATCTTTCCAGACTTTATAAAGGGCGGAGGAATGAGAACAGGAATAGGAGCTTCTCCTTTTCATCTCACATTTCCTGTCGCAGAACACGTTGAATAA